In a single window of the Coleofasciculaceae cyanobacterium genome:
- a CDS encoding GspH/FimT family pseudopilin, producing the protein MLLYNARKSSSGFTLIEMLVTITVVGVIAAIAAPNFLGMLNRNRVNNAAQQVEGALKEAQRQAMRRGKPCSFNVNTTNSTISGGCLLSNRELNTNSYTIQLNSNTTTITFSGKGNITGTPSPVLVVSIPNGTNLQRCVVIDSLLGSLRSGDYSGTIPTTPVSTSCQ; encoded by the coding sequence ATGTTGCTTTACAATGCCCGTAAATCTAGCTCTGGTTTTACTTTAATCGAAATGCTCGTCACCATTACTGTTGTTGGTGTAATTGCTGCGATCGCTGCTCCAAATTTTTTGGGCATGCTCAATCGTAATCGAGTCAATAACGCAGCACAGCAAGTTGAAGGTGCGCTAAAAGAAGCTCAAAGGCAAGCTATGCGTAGAGGTAAACCATGTTCTTTTAATGTTAATACTACTAATAGTACTATTTCTGGTGGATGCTTGTTAAGCAATAGAGAATTAAACACCAATAGTTACACAATTCAACTAAACTCTAATACAACCACAATTACTTTTTCTGGAAAAGGTAATATAACTGGAACGCCTTCCCCAGTTTTAGTTGTATCTATTCCTAATGGCACAAATTTACAAAGATGTGTAGTTATTGATAGTTTATTGGGTTCTCTCAGGTCAGGAGACTATTCTGGAACTATCCCCACCACACCTGTATCTACTAGTTGTCAATAA
- a CDS encoding prepilin-type N-terminal cleavage/methylation domain-containing protein: MQAKKSDRGYTLPELMITLVIVGIIAAIASPSFIGLFSRIRLEGSLQQLLGAINEAQRLAMVRGKSCIINIDRNTNNINANAGCLLSDRTINNEINIRSNFPGATPNIIFSYRGSTTRMGTIVLSSDHTDSQKCFVIALGTGIKRIGDYNGSKTGVVSSSNCETE, encoded by the coding sequence ATGCAAGCAAAAAAGAGCGATCGCGGTTATACTTTGCCAGAATTGATGATTACTCTGGTTATTGTTGGTATCATTGCTGCGATCGCTTCTCCTTCTTTTATCGGTTTATTTAGTCGTATTAGATTAGAAGGATCTTTGCAACAGCTATTAGGCGCAATCAACGAAGCTCAAAGGCTAGCTATGGTTCGGGGTAAATCCTGTATAATTAATATTGATCGTAATACTAATAATATTAATGCCAATGCGGGCTGTTTATTAAGCGATCGCACCATTAATAATGAAATAAACATCCGCAGTAACTTTCCAGGCGCAACACCTAATATTATTTTTTCCTATAGAGGCAGCACCACCAGAATGGGTACTATTGTCTTATCTTCAGATCATACAGACTCGCAAAAATGCTTTGTGATTGCCTTGGGTACTGGAATCAAAAGAATTGGTGATTATAATGGCAGTAAGACTGGTGTAGTTTCTAGCAGCAACTGCGAGACAGAATAA